The following proteins come from a genomic window of Yinghuangia sp. ASG 101:
- the mce gene encoding methylmalonyl-CoA epimerase gives MLTRIDHIGIACRNLDETVEFYRATYGFEVFHTEINEEQGVREAMLKINETDDGGASYLQLLEPIREDSAVGKWMEKNGEGVHHIAFGTADVDGDAAAIRDKGVRVLYETPRRGSMDSRITFLHPKDCHGVLTELVTAADADAGH, from the coding sequence GTGCTCACGCGTATCGACCACATCGGCATCGCCTGTCGCAACCTCGACGAAACCGTGGAGTTCTACCGCGCCACGTACGGCTTCGAGGTGTTCCACACCGAGATCAACGAGGAGCAGGGCGTCCGCGAGGCCATGCTCAAGATCAACGAGACGGACGACGGGGGTGCGTCCTACCTCCAGCTGCTGGAGCCGATCCGGGAGGACTCGGCTGTCGGCAAGTGGATGGAGAAGAACGGCGAGGGCGTGCACCACATCGCTTTCGGCACCGCCGACGTCGACGGCGACGCCGCCGCGATCCGGGACAAGGGCGTCCGGGTGCTGTACGAGACGCCGCGGCGTGGTTCCATGGATTCCCGCATCACCTTCCTGCACCCCAAGGACTGCCACGGCGTACTGACCGAGCTGGTCACCGCGGCCGACGCCGACGCCGGGCACTGA
- a CDS encoding ABC transporter ATP-binding protein — translation MIEAQGLTKRYGNKLAVDQLSFQVRPGTVTGFLGPNGAGKSTTMRMILGLDSPTAGHVLVNGRPYAQVSAPLREVGALLDAKAMHGGRSAYNHLLCLAQSNGLPRRRVDEVLHMVGITAVAKKRTRGFSLGMGQRLGIASALLGDPGILMFDEPVNGLDPEGILWIRNLMKALAAEGRTVFVSSHLMSEMEVTAEHLIVIGQGRLIADTSMRDFIERNSQAYTIVRSPQADKLTKLLTAKGGQVTPEGDGGAVRVTGPEPAAIGDMAAEHGIALHELSPRFASLEEVYMRLTQSSVEYRAGLPGQQPQGGPPPGWGAPQGWGAPQQGWGPPQGAGAQYAAPQPQQARQAQGPNHGSEA, via the coding sequence ATGATCGAAGCCCAGGGCTTGACGAAGAGGTACGGCAACAAGCTGGCGGTCGATCAGCTCTCGTTCCAGGTCCGCCCCGGAACGGTCACGGGCTTCCTCGGCCCCAACGGCGCCGGCAAGTCGACGACGATGCGGATGATCCTCGGCCTGGACTCCCCCACCGCCGGCCACGTGCTGGTGAACGGCCGGCCGTACGCGCAGGTCTCCGCGCCGCTGCGGGAGGTGGGCGCGCTGCTCGACGCCAAGGCGATGCACGGCGGGCGCAGCGCGTACAACCACCTGCTGTGCCTGGCGCAGAGCAACGGTCTGCCGCGGCGGCGCGTCGACGAGGTGCTGCACATGGTCGGCATCACCGCCGTCGCGAAGAAGCGGACGCGGGGCTTCTCGCTCGGCATGGGCCAGCGCCTCGGCATCGCGTCGGCGCTGCTGGGCGACCCCGGCATCCTGATGTTCGACGAGCCGGTCAACGGCCTGGACCCGGAGGGCATCCTCTGGATCCGCAACCTGATGAAGGCGCTGGCGGCCGAAGGGCGGACGGTCTTCGTCTCCAGCCACCTGATGAGCGAGATGGAGGTCACCGCCGAGCACCTGATCGTGATCGGCCAGGGCCGGCTCATCGCGGACACCTCGATGCGCGACTTCATCGAGCGGAACTCGCAGGCCTACACGATCGTCCGGTCGCCGCAGGCCGACAAGCTGACGAAGCTGCTGACCGCCAAGGGCGGCCAGGTGACGCCGGAGGGTGACGGCGGCGCGGTGCGCGTGACCGGCCCCGAGCCGGCCGCGATCGGCGACATGGCGGCGGAGCACGGCATCGCGCTGCACGAGCTGTCGCCGCGTTTCGCGTCGCTCGAAGAGGTCTACATGCGGTTGACGCAGAGCAGTGTCGAATACCGCGCGGGCCTGCCGGGGCAGCAGCCGCAGGGCGGGCCGCCGCCCGGATGGGGCGCACCGCAGGGTTGGGGGGCACCGCAGCAGGGATGGGGGCCTCCGCAGGGCGCGGGGGCCCAGTACGCCGCACCGCAGCCGCAGCAAGCCCGCCAGGCGCAGGGCCCCAACCACGGAAGCGAGGCCTGA
- a CDS encoding DUF742 domain-containing protein — protein sequence MAADDGGRTKAEGRPARVRPYALTRGRTDHNHDLHVETLVTTLDCATDDAPESDADPGDMPEVRDIIALCRGVRSVAEVSALLDLPLGVVRVLVSDLAGQDRISVYPTAGDSGRPNRALLERLLGGLRRL from the coding sequence ATGGCCGCTGACGACGGGGGACGGACCAAAGCCGAGGGCCGGCCCGCACGAGTACGGCCGTACGCACTGACCCGCGGTCGCACCGACCACAACCACGACCTGCACGTCGAGACCCTGGTCACCACGCTCGACTGCGCGACGGACGACGCCCCCGAGAGCGACGCCGACCCCGGCGACATGCCGGAGGTGCGGGACATCATCGCGCTGTGCCGGGGCGTCCGGTCGGTCGCCGAGGTCTCCGCGCTGCTGGACCTGCCGCTCGGTGTGGTTCGGGTCCTCGTCAGCGATCTGGCGGGCCAGGACCGTATCAGCGTCTATCCGACGGCCGGGGACTCCGGCCGCCCCAACCGCGCACTGCTCGAAAGGCTGCTGGGTGGACTACGCAGGCTCTGA
- a CDS encoding roadblock/LC7 domain-containing protein, whose translation MTKQDTAVVHVKWLVDGLAQDVPGVQQVVLVSSDGLLLASAGKGGAEAGGERLGAIVSGLVSLAQGAARVMGMGEVRQEIVTMTEGHVVAMAISDGSCLGVHASAAGDLAVIAYQMTAFVRRAGHVLTPALRAELHRSHEPGNAAGR comes from the coding sequence GTGACCAAGCAGGACACCGCCGTCGTACACGTGAAGTGGCTCGTGGACGGGCTCGCCCAAGACGTGCCCGGCGTGCAGCAGGTCGTACTCGTCTCCTCCGACGGCCTGCTGCTGGCCTCGGCCGGCAAGGGCGGCGCCGAGGCGGGAGGCGAGCGTCTGGGGGCGATCGTGTCCGGGCTCGTGAGTCTCGCCCAGGGCGCGGCCCGGGTCATGGGAATGGGAGAAGTCCGTCAGGAAATAGTCACCATGACGGAGGGTCACGTCGTCGCGATGGCCATCAGCGACGGTTCGTGTCTCGGTGTGCACGCTTCGGCGGCCGGTGATCTGGCCGTCATCGCCTATCAGATGACAGCATTCGTCCGAAGGGCCGGACACGTTCTCACCCCGGCCCTCCGCGCCGAGCTTCACCGCAGTCACGAGCCGGGCAACGCAGCAGGGAGGTAG
- the ccrA gene encoding crotonyl-CoA carboxylase/reductase, with protein MKEILDAILAGDTPQEAYEALPLPESYRAVTIRKDEETMFDGLDSRDKDPRSSLHIDDVALPELGPGEALVAVMASAINYNTVWSSIFEPVSTFRFLERYGRTSPLTKRHDLPYHVLGSDLAGVVLRTGPGVHAWKAGDEVVAHCLSVELESADGHNDTMLDPEQRIWGFETNFGGLADIALVKTNQLMPKPKHLSWEEAASPGLVNSTAYRQLVSRNGAGMKQGDNVLVWGASGGLGSYATQFALNGGATPICVVSSPDKAAICKDMGADLVIDRKAEGFRFWKDEHTQDQREWNRFGKLIRELTGGEDVDIVFEHPGRETFGASVYVTRKGGTIVTCASTSGFVHEYDNRYLWMNLKRIIGSHFANYREAWEANRLIAQGKIHPTLSRTYPMAEVGQAAYDVHRNLHQGKVGVLCLAPEEGLGVRDPELRARHVGEINRFRNV; from the coding sequence ATGAAGGAGATTCTCGACGCCATCCTCGCCGGGGACACCCCGCAGGAAGCGTACGAAGCCCTTCCCCTGCCCGAGTCCTACCGAGCCGTCACCATCCGCAAGGACGAGGAGACGATGTTCGACGGGCTCGACTCCCGCGACAAGGACCCGCGCTCCTCGCTGCACATCGACGACGTCGCCCTGCCCGAGCTCGGCCCGGGCGAGGCCCTGGTCGCCGTGATGGCCTCGGCCATCAACTACAACACCGTGTGGTCGTCGATCTTCGAGCCGGTCTCGACGTTCCGCTTCCTGGAGCGCTACGGCCGCACCTCCCCGCTGACCAAGCGGCACGACCTGCCGTACCACGTGCTGGGCTCCGACCTGGCCGGCGTCGTGCTGCGCACCGGCCCCGGCGTGCACGCGTGGAAGGCCGGCGACGAGGTCGTCGCGCACTGCCTCTCCGTCGAGCTGGAGAGCGCGGACGGCCACAACGACACCATGCTCGACCCCGAGCAGCGCATCTGGGGGTTCGAGACCAACTTCGGCGGCCTCGCCGACATCGCGCTGGTGAAGACCAACCAGCTGATGCCCAAGCCCAAGCACCTGTCGTGGGAGGAGGCGGCGTCGCCCGGTCTGGTCAACTCGACCGCGTACCGGCAGCTCGTCTCGCGCAACGGGGCCGGCATGAAGCAGGGCGACAACGTGCTGGTCTGGGGCGCCTCGGGCGGCCTGGGCTCGTACGCGACGCAGTTCGCCCTCAACGGCGGCGCGACGCCGATCTGCGTCGTCTCCTCGCCGGACAAGGCGGCGATCTGCAAGGACATGGGCGCCGACCTCGTCATCGACCGCAAGGCCGAGGGCTTCCGGTTCTGGAAGGACGAGCACACGCAGGACCAGCGGGAATGGAACCGGTTCGGCAAGCTCATCCGCGAGCTGACCGGCGGCGAGGACGTCGACATCGTGTTCGAACACCCGGGCCGTGAGACGTTCGGCGCGTCGGTGTACGTGACCCGCAAGGGCGGCACGATCGTGACCTGCGCGTCGACGTCCGGTTTCGTCCACGAGTACGACAACCGCTACCTGTGGATGAACCTCAAGCGCATCATCGGCTCGCACTTCGCGAACTACCGCGAGGCGTGGGAGGCGAACCGCCTGATCGCGCAGGGGAAGATCCACCCGACCCTGTCGCGCACGTACCCGATGGCCGAGGTCGGGCAGGCCGCGTACGACGTCCACCGCAACCTGCACCAGGGCAAGGTGGGCGTGCTGTGCCTGGCGCCGGAGGAAGGCCTCGGGGTGCGCGACCCCGAGCTGCGCGCGCGGCACGTTGGGGAGATCAACCGCTTCCGGAACGTGTGA
- a CDS encoding ATP/GTP-binding protein produces MPRRNRSHRSERPGSDGGGNWYSLESREEGPDGDWIVRPVSGAAAGKVYRCPGCDHEIPVGVAHVVAWRADDIGAVDNRRHWHRACWNNRGNRRLSRRPGR; encoded by the coding sequence GTGCCCCGTCGAAACCGCTCCCATCGCTCCGAACGCCCCGGCTCCGACGGCGGCGGGAATTGGTACAGCCTGGAGTCCCGCGAGGAGGGCCCGGACGGCGACTGGATCGTGCGCCCGGTCAGCGGCGCCGCCGCGGGCAAGGTCTACCGCTGCCCCGGCTGCGACCACGAGATCCCCGTCGGTGTCGCGCACGTCGTCGCGTGGCGTGCGGACGACATCGGTGCCGTCGACAACCGCCGTCACTGGCACCGGGCGTGCTGGAACAACCGGGGCAACCGACGCCTGTCCCGACGGCCGGGGCGCTGA
- a CDS encoding ABC transporter permease, translating to MTPTNGPARAPGHGAPAGHPPAHGYAGHGQAAPHAQNGHLGQAAAQPYGPGPAAYGPQGSAQAVATPASHYGPPTNNGGLHFSRMLQSEWTKIRTVRSTAWSLVVMVVLIVGMAALLGATVNGTDDSPDPSVSLSLIGVMIAQIAAASLGVLTISAEYTTGMIRSTLTAYPRRVTVLAAKAVVFAVLMFVVGLVACYLAYLIGDATLTRDMVVDSEGKDVVKGVVGSATYLALLGLFSLGIGTMLRHSAGAITTVLGIMLVPSIFGGFIPGKFGDWVVNYSPMTLLINMVAPSGEVDSALGPWPGMILMAGYAAAALIGAAALLKARDV from the coding sequence GTGACCCCGACGAACGGTCCGGCGCGGGCCCCCGGGCACGGTGCCCCGGCCGGCCATCCGCCCGCGCACGGGTACGCGGGCCACGGGCAGGCCGCTCCGCACGCGCAGAACGGCCACCTGGGCCAGGCCGCCGCGCAGCCGTACGGCCCCGGCCCGGCGGCGTACGGTCCTCAGGGGAGCGCCCAGGCGGTCGCGACGCCGGCGTCGCACTACGGGCCGCCGACGAACAACGGCGGGCTGCACTTCTCGCGCATGCTCCAGTCGGAGTGGACCAAGATCCGCACGGTCCGGTCGACGGCGTGGTCGCTCGTCGTGATGGTCGTGCTGATCGTCGGTATGGCGGCGCTGCTCGGGGCCACGGTCAACGGCACCGACGACAGTCCGGACCCGAGTGTGTCGCTGTCGCTGATCGGCGTCATGATCGCGCAGATCGCGGCGGCCTCGCTGGGCGTGCTGACCATCTCGGCGGAGTACACCACCGGCATGATCCGGTCGACGCTCACCGCGTACCCGCGCCGCGTGACCGTGCTGGCGGCGAAGGCCGTGGTGTTCGCGGTGCTGATGTTCGTCGTGGGCCTGGTGGCGTGCTACCTGGCGTATCTGATCGGCGACGCGACGCTGACGCGCGACATGGTGGTCGACTCGGAGGGCAAGGACGTCGTCAAGGGGGTCGTGGGCTCCGCCACGTATCTGGCGCTGCTGGGGCTGTTCAGCCTCGGCATCGGCACGATGCTGCGGCACTCGGCGGGCGCGATCACGACGGTGCTCGGCATCATGCTGGTCCCGTCGATCTTCGGCGGGTTCATCCCGGGCAAGTTCGGCGACTGGGTCGTGAACTACTCGCCGATGACGCTGCTCATCAACATGGTCGCGCCGAGCGGTGAGGTCGACAGCGCGCTCGGTCCGTGGCCCGGCATGATCCTGATGGCCGGGTACGCCGCCGCCGCGCTCATCGGCGCGGCGGCCCTCCTCAAGGCGCGCGACGTGTGA
- a CDS encoding GTP-binding protein — MTPPTTPRDGAPPITSTKIVVSGGFGVGKTTLVTSVSEIEPLTTESVMTVASEATDRLEGLPDKTTTTVALDFGRLTFEDDLVLYLFGTPGQGRFHFMWDDLVRGAVGAIVLVDTRRVEDCFPAVDYFERSGLPFVVAVNTFDGAPVYPQHDLREALSLGPRTPLISCDARDRRSSAGALATLVMHALQTMSG, encoded by the coding sequence TTGACCCCGCCGACGACGCCGCGCGACGGAGCGCCGCCGATCACGTCCACGAAGATCGTGGTGTCGGGCGGATTCGGCGTCGGCAAAACGACATTGGTGACCTCGGTCTCCGAAATCGAGCCGCTCACCACCGAGTCGGTGATGACGGTGGCGAGCGAGGCGACCGACCGGCTCGAAGGCCTTCCGGACAAGACGACCACGACCGTGGCACTCGACTTCGGCCGTCTGACGTTCGAAGACGACCTGGTGCTCTACCTGTTCGGCACGCCGGGACAGGGCCGCTTCCATTTCATGTGGGACGACCTGGTCCGCGGCGCGGTGGGGGCGATCGTGCTGGTCGACACCCGCCGCGTCGAGGACTGCTTCCCGGCGGTCGACTACTTCGAGCGCAGCGGGCTGCCGTTCGTCGTCGCGGTCAACACGTTCGACGGCGCCCCGGTGTATCCCCAGCACGACCTGCGCGAGGCGCTGTCGCTGGGCCCCCGCACGCCGCTGATCAGCTGCGACGCACGGGACCGGCGCAGTTCGGCGGGGGCGCTGGCGACGCTGGTGATGCACGCGTTGCAGACGATGTCCGGGTAG
- a CDS encoding cellulose-binding protein: MSDTNSPHGFDLVRRGYERSQVDDRITKLVSDRDSALARISALEKRIEELHLESQNAQAQLQDAEPSYAGLGARVEKILRLAEEEAKDLREEARRAADQHRELAEAAAQQTRAEAEQYGKERKAKAEDEGARILDKAKSEATAMRAEASKDAATKREEADALFEETRAKAAQAAADFETNLAKRREQSERDLAARQAKAEKRLSEVEHRAEQLRLEAEKLRTDAERRSRQTIETAQRQADDIVADARAKADRIRSESERELAALTHRRDSINAQLTNVREMLATLTGAAVAAAGGAGDEDDKLSVPAQQSR; this comes from the coding sequence ATGAGCGACACTAACTCTCCGCACGGCTTCGATCTCGTCCGCCGAGGGTACGAGCGTTCGCAGGTCGACGATCGCATCACGAAGCTCGTCTCTGACCGGGACAGTGCCCTGGCCCGGATCTCCGCGCTGGAGAAGCGGATCGAGGAACTGCATCTCGAGAGCCAGAACGCGCAGGCGCAACTCCAGGACGCCGAACCGTCGTACGCGGGTCTCGGCGCCCGCGTCGAGAAGATTCTGCGGCTGGCCGAGGAAGAGGCCAAGGACCTGCGCGAGGAGGCCCGCCGCGCGGCCGACCAGCACCGCGAACTCGCGGAGGCCGCCGCGCAGCAGACCCGCGCCGAGGCCGAGCAGTACGGCAAGGAGCGCAAGGCGAAGGCCGAGGACGAGGGTGCCCGCATCCTCGACAAGGCCAAGTCCGAGGCGACCGCGATGCGCGCCGAGGCGTCGAAGGACGCCGCGACCAAGCGCGAGGAAGCGGACGCCCTCTTCGAGGAGACGCGCGCCAAGGCGGCCCAGGCGGCGGCCGACTTCGAGACCAACCTGGCCAAGCGCCGCGAGCAGTCCGAGCGGGATCTGGCGGCGCGTCAGGCGAAGGCCGAGAAGCGGCTGTCCGAAGTGGAGCACCGGGCCGAGCAGTTGCGCCTGGAGGCCGAGAAGCTGCGTACCGACGCCGAGCGTCGTTCGCGGCAGACGATCGAGACCGCGCAGCGCCAGGCGGACGACATCGTCGCGGACGCGCGTGCCAAGGCCGACCGGATTCGCAGCGAGTCCGAGCGTGAACTCGCCGCGCTGACGCACCGCCGCGACAGCATCAACGCGCAACTCACCAACGTCCGCGAGATGTTGGCGACGCTCACGGGTGCGGCTGTCGCCGCGGCCGGTGGCGCGGGCGACGAGGACGACAAGCTGAGCGTCCCGGCGCAGCAGAGCCGATAA
- a CDS encoding sensor histidine kinase, whose protein sequence is MAGGKRGRTDPGTEPDLPSAGPPDTTVAPVSAAAVATATAAAVLGCAAALISVMTLFSDGAKLHAVIALLLFVPSAVIGLLSTFVQRRFVAEHLGRLHTEIARRDDARRRLAEEVDRRGADIAELHRSRQLLLAEDDLLRERMQESFVNLSMRTLTLVERQLDLIERLEHTEEDARRLEDLFRLDHLATRMRRNSENVLVLANADERHGHRPPGTLLDVVRAAVSEIEYYERVDIGHIPRVELAGHTADDISHLLAELLENAAAYSPPSTRVTVAGRTLENRGVLVTVEDEGFGVPADRLPELNAQLLGGRVATGAPDLAGLGVFVVGALAARHGLRVQLRPRREGGLAAIVMLPAALLHGPGPTPADITHERELDRAHMAARDGANAGRPTGGTGRSSLRARHENAPSGVGAPTPGGIPSGAESPSAHGAAADDTVVPVAPAEAAGPRDDRQISSGSPGVWNGAPDPGARSAADDSASSSAGRSGGGAPGAELPALPRRVSRPATRPDAAGAAASGTGTSPPPLPRRTGSAGSGANVPRTSPPEAGAGLPPLPKRPGGTGASRTPAHAGPPDPGETPVAHDAFDRSAWPDPGVPADRFAAEPPAAATAFAGPPVPADAASEPTAFAQDPEATALLRIAERLTADMPADPSGGIRVADDAAVAPLPRRSRTGRGSEGKTRGSRPSPEPAATRAAGRPAEPSPGGEPVTRAGLPKRVARERTDDAATGGFPGPAAGLLSGSPAEERAGGRGGGPVDADELRRRLSGFQRGCTAARQVPDEDDPLGSTNRSGAPVSSVPSEPSGLPDDTARARGGELP, encoded by the coding sequence ATGGCCGGGGGAAAGCGGGGCCGGACCGATCCGGGCACCGAGCCCGACCTGCCGTCGGCCGGCCCGCCCGACACGACCGTGGCTCCGGTGAGCGCCGCCGCCGTGGCGACGGCGACGGCTGCCGCCGTGCTCGGGTGCGCCGCCGCGCTCATCTCCGTCATGACGCTGTTCTCGGACGGGGCGAAGCTCCACGCGGTCATCGCCTTGCTGCTGTTCGTGCCGTCGGCCGTGATCGGCCTCCTCTCCACGTTCGTCCAACGGCGTTTCGTCGCCGAGCACCTCGGCCGCCTGCACACCGAGATCGCCCGCCGCGACGACGCGCGGCGCCGGCTCGCCGAGGAAGTCGACCGGCGCGGCGCCGACATCGCGGAACTCCACCGCAGCCGACAGCTGCTGCTCGCCGAGGACGACCTGTTGCGCGAGCGCATGCAGGAGTCGTTCGTCAACCTGTCGATGCGCACGCTCACCCTCGTCGAACGCCAACTCGACCTGATCGAACGGCTGGAGCACACCGAAGAGGACGCCCGGCGGCTCGAGGACCTGTTCCGGCTCGACCACCTCGCGACCCGCATGCGGCGCAACAGCGAGAACGTCCTCGTGCTGGCCAACGCCGACGAACGCCACGGCCACCGCCCGCCCGGCACACTCCTGGACGTGGTGCGCGCGGCCGTCTCGGAGATCGAGTACTACGAGCGCGTCGACATCGGCCACATCCCCCGCGTCGAACTCGCGGGGCACACCGCCGACGACATCAGCCACCTGCTCGCCGAACTGCTGGAGAACGCCGCCGCGTACTCGCCGCCGAGCACACGGGTCACGGTCGCCGGGCGGACGCTGGAGAACCGCGGCGTGCTGGTGACCGTCGAGGACGAGGGCTTCGGCGTGCCGGCCGACCGCCTGCCGGAACTCAACGCGCAACTGCTGGGCGGCCGGGTCGCGACGGGCGCCCCGGACCTCGCGGGCCTGGGGGTGTTCGTCGTCGGGGCGCTCGCGGCCCGGCACGGCCTGCGCGTGCAGTTGCGGCCCCGGCGGGAGGGCGGCCTCGCCGCGATCGTGATGCTGCCGGCGGCTCTGCTGCACGGGCCGGGCCCCACCCCCGCGGACATCACCCACGAACGCGAGCTGGACCGCGCGCACATGGCCGCGCGGGACGGCGCGAACGCCGGTCGCCCGACCGGCGGGACGGGGCGTTCCAGCCTCCGCGCGCGGCACGAGAACGCGCCGAGTGGCGTGGGGGCGCCGACCCCGGGCGGGATACCCTCCGGGGCCGAGTCGCCGTCGGCGCACGGGGCCGCGGCGGACGACACCGTCGTGCCGGTGGCACCCGCGGAGGCCGCGGGGCCGCGCGACGACCGGCAGATATCGAGCGGTTCACCCGGTGTGTGGAACGGCGCCCCCGATCCCGGGGCGCGGTCGGCGGCCGACGATTCGGCGTCCTCCTCGGCGGGCCGGTCGGGCGGCGGGGCCCCCGGTGCCGAACTGCCCGCGCTGCCACGACGGGTGAGCCGTCCGGCGACGCGTCCGGACGCCGCCGGGGCGGCGGCCTCCGGCACCGGGACGAGCCCGCCGCCGCTGCCGCGCCGCACGGGCAGCGCGGGCAGCGGCGCGAACGTTCCGCGGACCTCCCCGCCCGAGGCCGGAGCGGGGCTGCCGCCGTTGCCGAAACGCCCCGGTGGTACGGGTGCTTCGCGTACCCCCGCGCACGCGGGCCCGCCGGATCCGGGCGAAACACCCGTCGCGCACGACGCGTTCGACCGTTCCGCGTGGCCGGATCCCGGCGTTCCGGCCGACCGCTTCGCGGCGGAACCCCCGGCCGCCGCGACCGCGTTCGCCGGGCCACCCGTGCCCGCCGACGCCGCCTCCGAGCCCACCGCGTTCGCCCAGGACCCCGAGGCGACCGCGCTGCTGCGGATCGCCGAGCGCCTGACGGCCGACATGCCCGCCGACCCGTCCGGCGGCATCCGCGTGGCCGACGACGCGGCGGTCGCCCCGTTGCCCCGCCGGTCGCGCACGGGCCGTGGGAGCGAGGGCAAGACGCGCGGCTCGCGGCCGTCGCCGGAACCCGCGGCCACGCGTGCGGCCGGGCGCCCGGCCGAGCCAAGTCCGGGCGGTGAGCCGGTCACCCGTGCGGGTCTGCCGAAACGCGTCGCGCGCGAACGCACGGACGACGCCGCGACGGGCGGTTTTCCCGGTCCGGCCGCCGGGTTGCTCTCCGGTTCCCCAGCCGAGGAACGCGCCGGGGGCCGGGGCGGCGGACCCGTCGACGCCGACGAACTGCGGCGCAGGCTCAGCGGATTCCAGCGGGGCTGCACGGCCGCACGGCAGGTCCCCGACGAGGACGACCCCCTGGGGTCCACCAACCGGTCCGGTGCACCCGTATCATCCGTCCCATCCGAGCCCTCCGGGCTCCCCGACGACACCGCGCGGGCTCGCGGAGGCGAACTCCCTTGA